A window of the Aspergillus flavus chromosome 6, complete sequence genome harbors these coding sequences:
- a CDS encoding putative adhesion regulating molecule (unnamed protein product) yields MSITPIITFKAGICDLETSGDNSTVKPKPTPGYIYLYSEDELVHFCWRPRTAPHTEPELDLVMVPSDGTFTPYKPAGNANPTNGRIYVLKFSSSSQRYLFWLQSKSQHEGEDPSWFSPRDLKLGDIVNTLLQGEDVDVEHEIANLPRGPSDGDDETMEDVEGVDHNPNHNHGGNSGGAGPDATGGDIREEGEESREGGADGGRAAAADSDPSSVVQSFLQSLQRNSSQSQDPDKPFTTLQDLLPPAATLPFLEAADDKTVDNLLSFLPPALLLLAQDVEDVSSIDDPELTEAVMASLDLSQKKNILRKVLHSPQFSQSLASLTVAIRDGGLPSISEALKIPVENGGFMRRGGVPLGGGDAVEAFLQGVRNHVKDSDKENQMETD; encoded by the exons ATGTCTATAACTCCGATCATCACGTTCAAAGCGGGTATCTGTGACTTGGAG ACATCCGGCGATAACTCTACAGTTAAGCCAAAGCCTACCCCCGGTTACATTTATCTCTACTCCGAAGATGAGCTAGTACACTTCTGTTGGCGCCCTCGGACTGCTCCTCACACGGAGCCCGAATTGGACCTGGTGATGGTTCCATCTGATGGAACTTTTACTCCCTATAAGCCAGCCGGGAATGCGAATCCTACGAACGGTCGGATCTACGTACTGAAGTTCTCATCCAGCTCTCAACGGTATCTCTTCTGGCTACAGTCCAAGTCTCAacacgaaggagaagaccCTAGCTGGTTCAGCCCCAGGGATCTCAAGCTTGGAGACATTGTCAACACGCTACTTCAAGGCGAGGATGTAGATGTGGAACACGAAATTGCCAACCTCCCTAGAGGCCCGtctgatggtgatgatgagacTATGGAGGATGTCGAGGGTGTGGACCATAACCCCAATCATAACCACGGTGGCAACAGTGGTGGTGCCGGTCCGGATGCAACTGGAGGAGATAttagagaagaaggcgaggaaTCGCGGGAGGGTGGTGCCGACGGTGGAAGAGC GGCGGCTGCTGATTCAGATCCCTCCTCTGTCGTGCAGAGCTTTTTGCAGTCTTTACAAAGAAATTCGAGCCAGTCCCAGGACCCCGACAAACCGTTTACTACCCTACAAGATCTTCTACCACCGGCAGCTACACTCCCTTTCCTAGAGGCTGCAGATGATAAAACTGTTGATAATCTCTTGAGCTTTTTACCGCCCGCATTGCTCCTCTTGGCACAAGATGTAGAGGATGTGTCTTCTATTGATGACCCTGAACTGACCGAAGCCGTCATGGCATCTCTTGACCTTTcacaaaagaagaatattctGAGAAAAGTCCTGCACTCGCCCCAATTCAGCCAAAGCCTTGCAAGTTTGACAGTGGCTATCAGAGACGGTGGATTACCGAGCATTAGTGAAGCCCTCAAGATCCCAGTTGAAAATGGAGGATTTATGCGTAGAGGAGGAGTCCCACTAGGCggtggtgatgctgttgaGGCTTTTCTCCAAGGCGTTCGGAATCATGTTAAAGACTCGGATAAGGAAAACCAGATGGAAACCGATTGA